The following are encoded together in the uncultured Sphaerochaeta sp. genome:
- a CDS encoding 2-isopropylmalate synthase — MEKDRIYIFDTTLRDGEQAPGYSMNLDEKIRMALQLEALGVDILEAGFAIASPGDFASVQAISKEVKDVTVASLSRALERDIEVAWEAVKHARRPRIHTFLATSDLHLEFKLKMSREDALKRSIAMVKFARNMTDDVEFSLEDATRTDLDYMCKVVEEVIRAGASVVNLPDTVGYATPDDMTRMVSTVMNKVPNVDKAILAVHCHNDLGLAVANSLAGLKAGARQAECTVCGIGERAGNAAVEELVMAIRTRNDDYPFSYQVRTEEISRSSRLLSQITGVKPNPSKAIVGANAFAHESGIHQHGMMANSLTYEIMTPESVGVMNTSLVLGKHSGQHAFEKRLIDLGYALGKEEVKTLFSEFKNLADRKKTITDRDLIALVETSSQSSPIIWELERFVVNSGNLMTSTACVTLRKGEKTYQEVALGTGPVYAALRAVEKIIRHPFSLEDYSLQAVTEHRDALGEVHVKITDGHGMYRGRGVSTDVIEASILSCLAAVNRMLDEASSISGGGSLKPTTSPSFENDMLRSHSDKEKDRGDA, encoded by the coding sequence ATGGAAAAGGACAGAATCTATATCTTTGATACCACACTGAGAGACGGCGAACAGGCTCCTGGATACAGCATGAACCTAGACGAGAAAATTCGCATGGCCCTACAGCTAGAGGCCCTTGGTGTGGATATCCTAGAAGCCGGGTTTGCCATAGCGTCTCCCGGTGACTTTGCCAGCGTCCAGGCTATCAGCAAAGAGGTGAAAGACGTCACCGTCGCCTCCCTCTCGAGAGCCTTGGAGAGAGACATAGAAGTAGCCTGGGAAGCGGTGAAACACGCAAGAAGGCCCAGGATACACACCTTTCTGGCAACCAGCGACCTCCATCTGGAGTTCAAGTTGAAGATGAGCCGTGAGGATGCCTTGAAGCGTTCAATCGCCATGGTGAAGTTTGCTCGTAACATGACCGACGATGTTGAGTTTTCCCTGGAGGATGCAACCAGGACCGACCTTGACTACATGTGCAAGGTTGTTGAGGAAGTGATCAGGGCAGGGGCAAGTGTCGTGAATCTGCCGGATACCGTTGGATATGCAACCCCTGATGACATGACCCGTATGGTTTCAACCGTCATGAACAAGGTTCCCAATGTGGACAAGGCCATCCTTGCAGTCCACTGTCACAATGATCTGGGCCTTGCAGTTGCCAATAGCCTTGCAGGATTAAAGGCTGGAGCCCGACAGGCAGAGTGTACTGTATGTGGAATAGGGGAGAGAGCAGGCAATGCGGCTGTTGAAGAGCTGGTGATGGCCATCAGGACAAGGAATGATGATTATCCATTCTCCTACCAGGTACGCACTGAGGAGATATCCCGTTCAAGTCGTCTGCTCTCCCAGATTACCGGTGTTAAACCGAACCCTTCCAAGGCAATTGTCGGCGCAAATGCATTTGCCCATGAAAGTGGCATCCACCAGCATGGCATGATGGCAAACAGCCTAACCTATGAGATCATGACCCCGGAGAGTGTAGGGGTGATGAATACCAGCCTTGTACTCGGCAAGCACAGCGGGCAACATGCATTCGAGAAGCGCCTCATTGATCTTGGCTATGCATTAGGCAAGGAAGAAGTGAAGACCCTCTTTTCAGAATTCAAGAATCTCGCAGACCGAAAAAAGACCATCACCGATCGCGATCTTATCGCCCTGGTGGAGACTTCCAGCCAGAGTAGCCCGATAATCTGGGAGCTGGAGCGTTTTGTGGTCAACAGCGGCAACCTGATGACCAGCACAGCCTGTGTCACCCTACGAAAAGGGGAGAAGACCTACCAGGAGGTTGCACTCGGTACCGGCCCTGTTTATGCAGCACTCAGGGCAGTGGAGAAGATTATCCGTCATCCCTTCAGTCTGGAGGATTATAGCCTGCAGGCAGTCACCGAGCATCGGGATGCACTTGGAGAAGTCCATGTTAAGATCACCGATGGACATGGTATGTACCGTGGGCGTGGTGTAAGCACCGACGTTATCGAGGCTTCAATCCTCAGCTGTCTTGCTGCAGTGAACCGTATGCTTGATGAAGCATCTTCGATCTCGGGTGGAGGGTCACTCAAACCCACCACTTCACCAAGTTTTGAGAACGACATGTTGCGTTCCCATTCAGATAAGGAGAAAGACCGAGGTGATGCATAA
- the ilvC gene encoding ketol-acid reductoisomerase: MSTMYYDSQADLSVLDGKKVAIIGYGSQGHAHALNLHESGVDVVVGLYKGSKSWKIAEEAGLQVATAEEASAMAQVIMMLLPDERQAKIYHDSIEKNLTAGKYLAFAHGFNIHFGQIAPPSDVNVIMIAPKGPGHTVRTQFQEGKGVPSLIAINQDPSGDSKDVALAYAKGLGAGRAGIFETTFKEETETDLFGEQAVLCGGVTALIKAGFDTLVEAGYQPEMAYFECCHEMKLIVDLINQGGLSYMRYSISDTAEYGDYTTGPKIITDETKKSMKQVLTDIQEGTFARNWLLENQVGRPYFNAKKRIEKESLLEKTGEKLRSLMSWLKK; this comes from the coding sequence ATGAGCACAATGTACTATGATTCACAGGCAGATCTCTCAGTTCTAGACGGCAAAAAAGTTGCCATCATCGGATATGGCAGCCAAGGCCATGCACATGCATTGAACCTGCACGAGAGTGGAGTGGATGTTGTCGTAGGTCTCTACAAAGGTTCCAAGAGCTGGAAGATTGCTGAAGAAGCAGGCTTGCAGGTTGCAACCGCTGAGGAAGCAAGTGCCATGGCTCAGGTCATCATGATGTTGTTGCCGGATGAGAGACAGGCAAAGATCTATCATGACAGCATCGAGAAAAATCTGACTGCAGGTAAATATCTCGCATTCGCACATGGATTCAACATCCACTTTGGCCAGATTGCACCTCCCTCTGACGTGAACGTTATCATGATCGCACCCAAAGGTCCTGGACATACGGTGCGCACCCAGTTCCAGGAAGGCAAGGGGGTTCCTTCCCTGATTGCAATCAACCAGGATCCCAGCGGCGATTCAAAGGATGTCGCACTTGCTTATGCAAAGGGCCTTGGCGCAGGTCGTGCAGGTATCTTTGAAACCACATTCAAGGAAGAGACAGAGACCGACCTCTTTGGGGAGCAGGCTGTGCTTTGTGGTGGTGTAACCGCCTTGATCAAGGCTGGATTCGACACCTTGGTGGAAGCAGGCTACCAGCCTGAGATGGCATACTTCGAATGTTGCCATGAGATGAAGCTGATCGTTGACTTGATCAACCAGGGCGGACTCTCCTACATGCGTTACTCCATCAGCGATACCGCTGAGTATGGGGATTACACAACCGGTCCAAAGATCATCACCGATGAGACCAAGAAATCCATGAAGCAGGTTCTTACCGATATTCAGGAAGGGACATTTGCCCGCAACTGGCTGCTTGAGAACCAGGTTGGCCGACCCTACTTCAATGCAAAGAAGCGCATTGAAAAGGAAAGTCTGTTGGAGAAGACAGGTGAAAAGCTTCGTTCACTGATGAGCTGGCTGAAAAAGTAA
- the ilvN gene encoding acetolactate synthase small subunit, with protein sequence MNTKEKRYTLAILVNNHPGVLMRVVSLFSRRGYNIDSLSVGETENEEFSRITIVVSGDRPVVEQIKKQVGKLYDVKRVYEMAGEKSLQRELVMVKVSTRHDDRSQVIELAEIFKAKINDVTSSTITLEMTGSLDKIQSFLDLMTPFGIVEMARTGITALERGARALSSISFSEDEE encoded by the coding sequence ATGAATACCAAAGAAAAACGTTACACACTGGCAATTCTGGTTAATAACCATCCTGGTGTACTCATGCGTGTTGTATCGCTGTTCAGTCGCAGAGGCTACAACATTGACAGCCTCTCCGTTGGCGAGACCGAAAATGAAGAATTCAGCCGAATCACCATAGTCGTCAGCGGAGACCGGCCGGTTGTTGAACAGATCAAGAAGCAGGTCGGTAAGCTGTATGATGTGAAGCGGGTCTATGAGATGGCAGGGGAGAAAAGCCTTCAGCGTGAGCTGGTGATGGTCAAGGTCTCCACCAGGCATGATGACCGCTCTCAGGTCATCGAGCTTGCTGAGATTTTCAAGGCAAAGATCAACGATGTCACCTCCTCTACCATAACCCTTGAGATGACCGGAAGTCTGGACAAGATTCAGTCCTTCCTGGATTTGATGACCCCATTCGGGATTGTGGAGATGGCCAGGACCGGTATTACCGCCCTGGAGCGGGGAGCAAGGGCGCTGAGCTCAATCAGTTTCAGCGAGGATGAAGAATAA
- a CDS encoding sensor histidine kinase, producing the protein MKFPWGNQHKTNLFTLLFLYFLIVLIVPLGLFSAYYALAGNTNQERYLMRQAMNMTTRDASTVAQALESYRHKAYQLSTNPLVVEILKADRLAVESSQSRELYELLFTVMHGDIYLASANLVSNSGKVRVSTHVFPEVYDLRYQGNDWDMASIINQNSQVSPTASLISIQSHRIAENGRQVVASILRRVYDQEGTNLGYLVVDMYADALSPQVNSDHVLTDMLLVDTKSFYATSLVHPERFGSFDRFPALNTLDGNYTPRSLPSDTSITTIFPIGGTGLHLVGSLSSGPFFQSMENWLSVFTTTMLIGVVLALCLSYLFSRSIAHPIKNLAKRMREVEQGELEPQEVSSAISEFSQLEHSFNVMIKQILSLLDLTREEQAKLSEAERKALESQMNPHFLFNTLNTIKALARLHGEEDIYTITVKLGKLLRSSIDNRESEATLEQSMALIESYLTIQKLRFADKLTTEVYLDPSCKHIKTPKLIIQPLVENAIIHGLEPKVGSWNLSVRVERTGERISITVGDDGVGFPPDRLPANLDELANSPHVGVYNVYRRLFLKYGRKLHFSLKSKEGEGTWASISFPDEEAIKEEMQ; encoded by the coding sequence ATGAAATTCCCCTGGGGCAATCAGCACAAGACAAACCTATTCACACTGCTCTTTCTCTACTTCCTTATCGTACTCATTGTCCCGTTGGGACTGTTCTCTGCCTATTATGCACTTGCAGGAAATACAAATCAAGAACGGTATCTGATGAGACAGGCAATGAATATGACCACACGTGATGCCAGTACCGTTGCCCAAGCCCTTGAATCCTATCGCCATAAAGCATACCAACTCTCCACCAACCCCTTGGTTGTGGAGATACTCAAGGCAGACAGACTTGCGGTAGAATCATCACAAAGCCGTGAGCTGTATGAACTGCTGTTTACCGTCATGCATGGAGATATCTATCTTGCCAGCGCAAACCTCGTCAGCAACAGTGGGAAGGTCAGAGTCTCCACCCATGTCTTCCCCGAGGTGTACGACCTTCGCTACCAAGGCAATGACTGGGACATGGCTTCCATCATCAACCAGAACAGCCAGGTCTCCCCTACCGCTAGTCTTATCAGCATCCAGAGCCATAGAATAGCGGAGAACGGACGACAGGTTGTTGCTTCCATCCTTCGCCGAGTCTATGACCAGGAGGGAACAAATCTTGGCTACCTTGTGGTGGACATGTATGCAGATGCGCTCTCTCCCCAGGTAAACAGTGACCATGTCCTCACTGACATGCTGCTGGTCGACACCAAGTCCTTTTATGCTACCAGCCTTGTTCATCCTGAGCGATTTGGATCCTTCGACCGTTTTCCGGCGCTCAATACCCTCGATGGCAATTACACTCCCCGTTCACTTCCCTCTGACACCTCCATCACCACCATCTTCCCGATTGGAGGAACAGGCCTCCATCTGGTAGGCTCACTGAGCAGTGGGCCATTTTTTCAGAGTATGGAAAATTGGTTGTCAGTCTTCACTACGACCATGCTTATCGGGGTAGTTCTTGCTTTATGCCTCTCCTACCTTTTCTCACGCTCCATTGCCCACCCGATCAAAAATCTTGCCAAGCGTATGAGAGAGGTGGAACAAGGGGAACTGGAGCCTCAGGAAGTCAGCAGCGCGATAAGCGAATTCAGCCAGCTGGAACACTCATTCAATGTCATGATCAAGCAGATCCTCAGCCTCCTCGATCTTACTCGTGAAGAGCAAGCCAAACTGAGTGAAGCGGAAAGAAAAGCTCTTGAGAGCCAAATGAATCCCCATTTCCTCTTCAATACTCTCAATACAATCAAGGCACTCGCCCGTCTCCATGGAGAGGAAGATATCTACACCATTACTGTTAAGCTGGGAAAACTGCTCCGTTCCTCAATCGACAACAGGGAGAGTGAAGCCACCCTTGAACAGAGCATGGCACTTATCGAGTCCTATCTCACCATACAGAAGCTACGATTTGCCGACAAGTTGACTACCGAGGTATATCTGGATCCCAGCTGCAAACATATAAAAACCCCTAAGCTTATCATCCAGCCGCTCGTTGAGAATGCAATCATCCATGGATTGGAACCGAAGGTGGGAAGCTGGAACCTCAGTGTCCGTGTGGAAAGAACAGGAGAGAGGATTTCCATCACAGTTGGGGATGATGGAGTCGGATTTCCTCCTGATCGCCTACCGGCGAACCTTGACGAACTTGCAAACTCGCCACACGTTGGTGTATACAATGTATATAGAAGATTATTTCTCAAATATGGAAGGAAGCTACACTTCTCCCTGAAATCAAAAGAGGGTGAAGGGA